The stretch of DNA GCACGCGGTACTTTATCTCCTCCGCGTCCTCGTAATGGCCGCTGAGGACCGCCCATATGAACACGCAGAGCGCCCCAAGCCCCATCAGAACGGCGACGATGAATTCCAGTATCACAATCTCTTCGCCCATGCCCGCTCCCCCGGGAAAGGCCTCCGCGGCGGCGCCCCGGCGGAGCAGCCACCCCTTCCCCTTTTCCTTTGGCTCACCTCAAGCTCACTGTTCTTCCCGCCGGACCTTCAGCTCTATCGTGCCCATGTCCGTTTTGCCGCCGGCCTTGACGGTGACGGGCTTCTCCACGGTCTCGGCCCCTTCCTGCCAAATGACCACCGTGTAGTCCCCGGGAGGGATGTCCCCGATGCTGAAGTCCCCGTCCTCCGAAGACAGGGCATAGTACGGGTTGTCGGCCACGTAAATCCAGGCCCTCATCCACTGGTGCACGTCGCATTTCAC from Nitrospirota bacterium encodes:
- the ccoS gene encoding cbb3-type cytochrome oxidase assembly protein CcoS, whose amino-acid sequence is MGEEIVILEFIVAVLMGLGALCVFIWAVLSGHYEDAEEIKYRVLQRELSDE